Below is a window of Chelmon rostratus isolate fCheRos1 chromosome 23, fCheRos1.pri, whole genome shotgun sequence DNA.
gagagggagagagagagggagaggaggcggaAACCTCCATCTGCCCTGCTCGGTGACCGACCCGTCATCCTCGGGCTCGGGGAAGAAACGGATCATCTCCTCGccgcttcatttttttttgtccgcACCGTCAGTGAGGAACCTGGACGAGAACCCGAGAGGACAATGTGACAAAAGAAGAAGTAGAAAAGGAGGGAATTTAATATGGAAGAAATCTATAGTCTATATGTAGGCTATGCCCCGGACTGcaccaccgccgccgccgccacctgCCCCCCCTGGTACCGGTAAGTCACGGAGGGAAGATGGGCTCGGAGAGGATTGTCAGTCCCGGGGCGGGTTGGTGCTAGCAGCGTCCAGTTATCGATGCTAACTGACCCGTGAAAATGACTTTTGAGGTCTTGTGAGGTCGGGTTACCGTTCAGCCATGTTgcaggagagcgagagggagggaggcgagggtgggggtgttgggagggggtgggggggggggacggCTGGGCTCTTGACACCTGCCCTCGTTCCCGGTAAGCGGAGGAGGGGAAAAATccgtaaaaaaaatgtcaaaatttgcCGTTGAGCGGCAGCGAAGAGCCCGCTGCCATCCCGCACCGGGAGCGGACTTTCTGACTCGGTGTGTCGGGGAGTCTGAGTGCCGTTCAGCCATGTTGcggggggagggagagataaCTAGCTAACGGCGGGGCTCCGGGGGTTTTGACACCGACCGACAccgaggggaggggaggggggttgtGGAGTAGGCTGGTGCCCGGTCATTTTCGCTCCCCGGTCGGATGCGGATGCGGCGGCGGCAGCCCGTACCGTGTCGCCTAGAGACGGAGGCGGGAGGCTGAACGAAACGGGGTCGACGAGGGTAGTGAGTGAACCGGGGGGGGGGAATGAAAAGGCTGTCggttaattttatttaatttatattatacatttttaattaaacatttcGTTTTTTCGGTGAACAATAGGAGGCcgaaataaatataatttaatgtttttttaatgttattttattttgtgaagaacagtttatttaatttaatttttgctggccactttattttaattatttttattatttgtcctAATGTAACAGTATGAGGCTAAAATCTTTAAATTTGTGgatgatttcagttttttcaatttaattttagtTTGATTTCCTATAAACCCAGACTGCTTAATTATTTAGAATAggacacattttttctttccacttcattttttatttattatttttatttgcacatttagATACAATAGCAGGGGAAACCTCTtgtcaaattaaatattttattttattttattttattttattttattttattatttggcTTTTTCGACTTTGTAGGCGGCTTTTCTGTTCAATACCACAGCAGGATTTTTCTTTAACcttaaattacatacatttcagTGCAGAGGATGGCTGACATGTTAAATAGCATATTTTATTTCACCACAAGTGCAAGAAGTGATCAGGAATAACGGCCGGTGGCAGGTGGAATTGGTTATTGATGATTATTGATCATAATTGATGATTGTTTGTCGGTGGGAAGGTCAGGGCAGGAGACGACACAGCAGGGTCCGTTTCCATGACGATAACAGGAATGATTTATCCCCTTATTATTTGGCCTTATCCATTcaataatttattcattcacagattcactttgttcatattccttttcttcttctcttctccatcccctcctccctttatctctctctctctctctctctgtgtctctgtctcaccccCTTCTGTCCTCTCTCGCCCTTCGTCCTCGCTGCTccagtctctttttctctcctcctctctcaatccatcttctttcctccctctcccctctttcacctcctctccctccatccatctctttctctcttccaggTCAATGAGAGCCAGCAACAGCTCAGTCTGAACAGCAGATCCTCCctcgttttctctctctccagtttctCCTTTACCTCGATCTCCCCGTTTCTCTCTATCATGCTCTCCTCACTTCCATatgttaaaaaacacagtcgTCTTATTTTAGCAACgctgccttcctcctcctcttcttcctcctcttccttctctcttgcCCTCCTCTCTTCTGAGTTTTGACTCCCTCtcctttcacaaacacacacacacaccagaaaatGAAGCGTGGGTCGAGTGTGTTGCAGCCTCCCTCTGATGCAGCCGAACGACACGCACTCCCTGCGAACACGCACACGAAGGCGCACGCCAGCGACGATGCTTGTGTGAGCGTGCCCGACGCGCACGCTGAACACACACCGGAGGCACGCGCCGCGGGTTCGAGTCCCTTCCCGGCAGCCACCTCTCTCTTCAGCCCTGATGTCAGCACCAAGATGGCGTCTGACCTCCTCATCCGGCTATcaggtagcacacacacacacacacacacacacacacacgttcatggtcacacacttacacacacatacatgtacacaaagctgcatacacacacacagattaataCTTTAAGTCATTTGTTCAGCAAAAATATCGCGATGCCATCCTCTCAGGTGTGATAATTTGCTTAATTTGTGACATTTAATTGATTGACGCAGTCGTTGATAATGAAGATTGTTGTAATTTACACCACATGGCCAAAAGTACGTGGATCTGAATGCTGCAGCACACGATGACATATTAGATGAACGTTCAGctttgtggcaacagtttgtgtttgtcccttcctgtttcaacatgacagtgAAGTCAGGTCCAGAAATGGTTTCTCCCAGTTTGGTGTGAAAGAACTGGGCgcagagccctgacctcatccccatccaacacctctgggatgaactggaacgcCGACTGGGAGCCAGACCTTCTGCTGCGTTCACCTCATGTGGGGTGGACGGGAGAGATGGAAGTATTGCCATGTTTGCCACTTGCAGGCGTCTGACTGACTCAAGACATTTGCATGATTTCAGAGTTAGGTGTGTGAGGGTTTGATATCCTGTGCTTTGACGATGTACATCAATTAAAGATGGATTTAATCTGGTGGAAGGAGTGAAAGCAGGGGAGTGGAGGCTGCTCTAGCTGCAGATTAACGCTCACGGTGATGTTCAGGTGTccgcatacttttggccactTTTTGTGTAATGCTCTCATGGTAACTTAAGTGCAGTTATCGGACTGTAATGTGAGCTCAAGTGTAATCTAGTTACAGTTAACTTGAATCCAAtcacttccctctctctcttcagagGCCACCCAGAAGGCCCAGATGCTTCCGGGGAGGCGGGCGGACGCGGAGCCCCAGAGGCGAGAGGCGCTGCCGGAGGTGCGCGGCGGGCAGCAGGACGAGCCCGGCCTGGCTCTGTCACCGGACGGCCCCGGGGCGAGTCCCGAACCGCCatcgctctcacacacacccgaTGGCAACGCTGCCACGGACACCCTGGCCTCAGACATGCTGAGGAAACTGGCAGGTacagctgcgtgtgtgtgtgtgtgtgtgtgtgtgccatcttaattttttctaaatatctcATTAAAATCAATATTAGTGATTGTTTAGTGAGTTTAACGGCGCATCAACACGATGAAGAGTCTTGATTGGTCAGATATTTAAGTTGCTGTACTGTTGTGTCATAATTCAGAAATATGCCACCAAAGTGTCGTGACCTTCcatccagagctgcagctaaccatcgttttcattattgattcatctgctgattatttgaCTTAGTAATTGATTTATTAGGATAGAAGTTGCGAatgaacacactgacagatttcCCACCAATCGCAGAGCGTCAGGAAGTGAACAGCCATGGGGTGAGggtcaaagaagaagaagagccaATGGAAGTCGACACCCTGGTCGTCTGCGACCTCGTCCGCGATCGGCCAATCGCAAAAGAGATAACCCCGCCTTCCTCGATGGCGAGCCACCATCTCTTCAGCATTAAAACAGAAGATCAGAGTCTCAGTGGCAACAAGCTGGCTGAGCAGTTGCACCCTGGAGCCAAAATGGCGGACCAGTGTCTCCACGGCCTTAAAATAGAGGACAAGTTTTACACGGGAAGCTGCCAGCCCGGCTCTCAGACGGCAGACAGCGTCGCCTCTCGAGCCGACAAGCTACAGTTCAAAGTGAAAATGGAGGATTGCGGTGTCTCTGGAACCAAGATGGCCGACCAGCTTCTATCAGGAGCCAGAATGGAGGACCAGCTTCTCTTTAAAGCAAAAATTGCTGAGCGGCCTTTCTCTGCAGCCAAGATGAGCAACAAGTTTCTCTCTGGAGTCAAGATGGAGGACCAGCTTCCTGCAGGGGCCAAGACGGAGAACCAGCTTCTCTTTGGAACCAGGATGGAGAGTGGGCTTCTTCCCGGGGCCAAGATGGCGGAGCGCGTTTTCTCAGGAGCgaagacagaggagcagctctTCTTCGGAGCCAAGATGGAAGACCAGTTCACCTCTGGAGCCAAGATGGCCGACCAGTGCCTCAGAGCCGTGCTGTGGCAGGACATGTCAGTGAACCTGGCGTCCACGCTGCTGCACCAGCTCTcaggtagcacacacacacacacacacacacacacacacacacacacacacacacacacacacacacacttctgattCAGAAACATTATTGGCAAAACACAGTGAGGAGGCTTGTGATTTGGACTGAGAACATGTGATGGAGGAGAACAACATATCCTGAGTGTGATTTGTTGGTGGGTTGGAGAGGATTTCaaccctctgctgtctgtccaggAAGACAGAAAACGATTCGTGAACAGATTTATACTTCAGCGAGCACGACACAACAACCCTGTACAGCACAAAGAGACGAGAGAAGGACTTTCACTGACATGCTGACTGATTGGAAACTaattttccttgtttttaatATAACGccttcagccacagcagcacgTTGTGTTTCCCAGTTCTCATTCGTCCCACTCTCCTGAACGCCACACGTCAGGAACGCTCTGAgggaatttcctcaaatttggcacaaacgttcACTTTGACtcgaggatgaactgattagagtTTGgcggtcaaaggtcaaaggtcaccgtGACCTTACACGACACTTTTTTGACCATATCTCAAGAATTCACCCATTaatttatgacaaaatttcactcaaatgtctcagaggataaaatgatgaagtgatgacattttatgtgtaaaaggtcaaaggtcagcttcactgtgacatcacttaatgttgtgcagaaactctCGTCTGTCCGTCATTCAGCAGCGTCACTGAGGAGCAGAAGGCATCATATTTCTCATGTGCTCAGATAATCTTGGGCGTCCGTCTTCAGACTGAGCTGATTGTTCAGATcgtctgagctgcaggttcaacgtgtgtgaagcctccacgtttcacagtctgcagcttctctgcagcgGCAGCCATATTTGAAGCGTCATAGTCACTGCgagctgattggttctgctgatcttcaggtgattgttgttgctccatgtgatgaagttctctgtcagtcctctggacACActgtctctaagtgaagacagcgtgTCTCTCTGGACATTATCACTGGAATCATACGTCAGTATAGTGAAATGCAGAGTCgtcattttgtgcaaaaatgtgtttaaaagttAATATGAAGCTTCAACTATCTGAGTTACACAATTCAAGCTGATATCCGTCAAAGTTTCTGACTTCTTAgatcaattttttttctttttgtctgtttttgttcctccactgcagctcaacaagcaaacacaaagagggagtTTTATTACAGAAAGTGCGTAACTACCCGGTTGATTTGTCGAACTCAGACTGACTGAGCTTCATATTATCCTCAGACAGTGTTCAGAATACATTTGAGCACGAAACGAGGACTTTCTCCTCCGTTACTTACATCTAAAGCCCTTCAGGGAGGATCTTTTAATATGAACAGGAGAAACGAGCACAGCACCGTTCAGAAGAGCACCTCACTAAACTTTAAAGACAGACCTGAAAAACTGCGAACTGGTGCTTGAAGTGGCATCCAGGTCGACCCCCAGAATCACAATGTTCCTGGTTTGAGTTTATTAGTACTATTTCATACAtacaaaccacacaaacacacataaataccaACACAAATGACCCAAACTGAACGAGGTTTATTCAAAGACTCATGACAAAATTAGATTTTCTGAAGCTTTAAAAGAggatttaaaacaaacaaacattttcaggaGTGATTGAtcttctgtcactttctgtcttttatcaAGAACTTACTttgaaaataaatccaaaaatactgttaaaaaatATCCTGCGTCATATTAGTTAGGGATGCACGattttttaaaaccgataccgataaccgataacacacactTATACccaacatcatgacatcaataccacaaacaaaaccaaaaacagcggcgcacagtgagaggcggttgctaggcaacgtacgtgtttactttcagagccgctgcgcagtgagagatgcGACAGACGaataggctcattttaaatcaataaaatgtgttttaatcactgttttatgtcacattattgaacgtataacgtatagtgagcaggttcctatggagaaataaacccacCGCTTCGCGTCGGGCTTgtatgtcatcctgaaggaagatacattatcccttacgtAGACTTATCGATGTAAACAAACTGAggaggtattcttgatttttcccagtgagaaagagtttttctgattatgccaacgtcacatgaacgcagcattcactgcaggccgTCGGGTCTCacagtgggagcgaggcactgccgtgctgacaaaaacacatatgttatcggggctgttcgtcatgatatcggacttattGGAATGatgtcataatttcctgttatcggcccgataactatcgtgc
It encodes the following:
- the LOC121626981 gene encoding myoneurin-like; translation: MKRGSSVLQPPSDAAERHALPANTHTKAHASDDACVSVPDAHAEHTPEARAAGSSPFPAATSLFSPDVSTKMASDLLIRLSEATQKAQMLPGRRADAEPQRREALPEVRGGQQDEPGLALSPDGPGASPEPPSLSHTPDGNAATDTLASDMLRKLAERQEVNSHGVRVKEEEEPMEVDTLVVCDLVRDRPIAKEITPPSSMASHHLFSIKTEDQSLSGNKLAEQLHPGAKMADQCLHGLKIEDKFYTGSCQPGSQTADSVASRADKLQFKVKMEDCGVSGTKMADQLLSGARMEDQLLFKAKIAERPFSAAKMSNKFLSGVKMEDQLPAGAKTENQLLFGTRMESGLLPGAKMAERVFSGAKTEEQLFFGAKMEDQFTSGAKMADQCLRAVLWQDMSVNLASTLLHQLSERVSKSSSRLVERTPPPVRSSPVSKVNVDPLPPLSSQEPPHETKPSLSRDQPTGCSYFYRCHVCGFETDGRALFQSHMTEHRQWERGSFSLHCCVCDHSTNQEAEMRVHVNTHIQGNVGAGGEMRCPVTPPAASSSALSVALATQPENSTSEHRCRICQRSFPGQQELLVHFQGHRQGNQYRCDRCGHLTRTANKLVEHVRVHTGERPFTCDLCPYSAKRRDSLRLHCKVKHPSDVHTHRSYVHGDNQRSNKHVQRLHTPPSTHTAAPSASSSSLPPLHPSLSDRAGWRDLSPLLPITTLISLKPRSPSSSSSSSSSPKHSFLGYLGLTTSL